In one Desulfoferula mesophila genomic region, the following are encoded:
- a CDS encoding ABC transporter permease yields MLKLIVRRLAWLAFTLLGVSFLCFCLSHLSPGETGDMLLRQSGGVTSSESAQRFRQSLGLDDPLLVRYGRWLSHAARLDFGESFATGEPVGREMLRRLPATLKLTVAAFSLMLVLSLVIGVTSGLRPGGIFDHATRMVCTILVALPNYWLGMLLLFLFAVHWKVFSVVGGTGLKDLVLPAITLALGMSAFYGRMVRERLLEVMSQDYIRTAQAKGLPLGVVLYRHALLNAIIPLLNLWGMSFGFLLGGSLLVETIFSWPGVASFAVQAVLSRDYPVTQCYVVFMAVIFTGSNLVVDLLQTLADPKLRRRAVQEGGA; encoded by the coding sequence GTGCTCAAACTGATCGTCCGGCGGCTGGCCTGGCTGGCCTTCACCCTGCTGGGGGTGTCGTTCCTTTGCTTCTGCCTGTCCCATCTCTCGCCCGGCGAGACCGGAGACATGCTGCTGCGCCAATCCGGCGGGGTGACTTCCTCGGAATCAGCCCAGCGCTTCCGCCAGAGCCTGGGCCTGGACGATCCCCTGTTGGTGCGCTACGGGCGCTGGTTGAGCCACGCGGCGCGCCTGGACTTCGGCGAGTCCTTCGCCACCGGCGAGCCGGTCGGCCGCGAGATGCTCCGTCGCTTGCCCGCTACCCTCAAGCTCACCGTGGCCGCGTTTAGCCTCATGCTGGTGCTCAGCCTGGTAATTGGGGTGACCTCGGGCCTTCGTCCGGGTGGGATTTTTGACCATGCCACCCGAATGGTGTGCACCATCCTGGTGGCCCTGCCCAATTACTGGCTGGGCATGCTGCTGTTGTTTTTGTTCGCCGTGCACTGGAAGGTCTTCTCCGTGGTGGGCGGCACGGGGCTCAAGGATCTGGTGCTTCCCGCCATAACCCTTGCCCTTGGCATGAGCGCCTTTTACGGCCGCATGGTACGCGAGCGCCTGCTGGAGGTGATGAGCCAGGACTACATCCGCACCGCCCAGGCCAAAGGCCTTCCCCTGGGGGTGGTGCTCTACCGCCACGCCCTGCTCAACGCGATCATCCCCTTGTTGAACCTGTGGGGCATGAGCTTCGGCTTCCTGTTGGGCGGCTCGCTCCTGGTGGAGACGATCTTCTCCTGGCCCGGAGTGGCCAGCTTCGCGGTGCAAGCCGTACTCAGCCGGGACTACCCGGTGACCCAATGCTACGTGGTGTTCATGGCCGTGATCTTCACGGGCAGCAACCTGGTGGTGGACCTGTTGCAGACCCTGGCCGACCCCAAGCTGCGGCGCAGGGCCGTCCAAGAAGGCGGGGCCTAG
- a CDS encoding ABC transporter permease gives MATARRNLSLWLGSGLVILLLLTALAGPWLAPHDPLRINLSARLAPPSWDYPLGTDPLGRCVFSRLLHGCRASLAVGLLVSAGVMLLGLSLGLAAGLSGKQGDFWLMRLVDIVLAFPSLVLTLAVIGLLGPSLPAAALALCLSWWPVYARLVRGLVLSAKEREFVLAARLVGTRGPALVRRHILPSVMPPVMVLASLETGTMVLVLAGLSFLGLGAQPPLPEWGAMLNEARSYIYTAPHLLVAPGVAIFLTVLGFNLLGEGLRDALRIKETVR, from the coding sequence ATGGCCACTGCGCGGCGCAACCTGAGCCTGTGGCTGGGCTCCGGGCTGGTAATCCTGCTCTTGCTCACCGCCTTGGCCGGGCCCTGGCTGGCACCGCATGATCCTCTGCGCATCAATCTTTCCGCCCGCCTGGCCCCGCCCAGCTGGGACTACCCCTTGGGGACCGACCCCCTGGGTCGCTGCGTGTTCTCCCGCCTACTCCATGGATGCCGCGCCTCCCTGGCCGTAGGGCTTTTGGTCTCGGCAGGGGTGATGCTGTTGGGCCTGTCCCTGGGCCTGGCCGCCGGTCTCTCGGGCAAACAAGGCGATTTCTGGCTCATGCGCCTGGTGGACATCGTGTTGGCCTTTCCCTCCCTGGTGCTCACCCTGGCGGTGATCGGCCTGCTGGGGCCCAGTCTGCCCGCCGCCGCACTGGCCCTGTGTCTGAGTTGGTGGCCGGTCTACGCCCGCCTGGTGCGGGGCTTGGTGCTTTCGGCCAAGGAGCGCGAGTTCGTCTTGGCCGCCCGCCTAGTGGGCACCCGGGGTCCGGCCCTGGTGCGCCGCCACATCCTGCCCTCGGTGATGCCTCCGGTGATGGTCCTGGCCAGTTTGGAAACCGGCACCATGGTGCTGGTGCTGGCGGGCCTGAGCTTCCTGGGCCTGGGGGCCCAACCGCCGCTGCCCGAGTGGGGGGCCATGCTCAACGAGGCGCGCTCCTACATCTACACCGCGCCCCATCTGTTGGTGGCGCCGGGGGTGGCCATTTTTCTCACCGTGCTGGGCTTCAACCTGCTGGGCGAGGGCCTGCGCGATGCCCTGCGCATCAAAGAGACGGTGCGCTGA
- a CDS encoding ABC transporter ATP-binding protein, with translation MSLLSIEDLHISFPGRPTPSRPVRGLSLCLERGSVLGLVGQSGSGKSLSALAMMGMVPRPGRISGGRILLDGVDLTRLSPAQYRHVRGRQMFLIFQGSAAALNPALTVGKQLAEVMVHLREASWRKARVGAGELLEQVRVDPRHLNSYPFELSGGMRQRVLVAMALAMEPQLIIADEPTTGLDVVTQGEILDLFADLRRRIPGGMILISHDLRVVASLADQIAVMHQGRIVDQSPTRLLPTQAHHPHTRELLAASRAFSLREPC, from the coding sequence ATGAGTCTCCTGTCCATCGAGGATCTGCACATCAGCTTCCCCGGCCGCCCCACGCCCAGCCGGCCGGTGCGCGGCCTCAGCCTGTGCCTGGAACGGGGCTCGGTGCTGGGCCTGGTGGGCCAGAGCGGCTCTGGCAAGAGCCTCAGCGCTCTAGCCATGATGGGCATGGTGCCCCGGCCGGGACGCATCAGCGGAGGCCGGATACTGCTGGATGGCGTGGATCTGACCCGCTTGAGCCCAGCCCAGTATCGCCACGTGCGGGGCCGCCAGATGTTTTTGATCTTCCAGGGCAGCGCGGCGGCGCTCAACCCCGCGCTCACCGTGGGCAAGCAGCTGGCCGAAGTGATGGTGCATCTGCGTGAGGCCTCCTGGCGCAAGGCCCGGGTCGGGGCGGGCGAACTACTGGAGCAGGTGCGGGTGGACCCGCGCCATCTGAACTCCTACCCCTTTGAGCTCAGCGGCGGCATGCGCCAGAGGGTGCTGGTGGCCATGGCCCTGGCCATGGAGCCCCAGCTCATCATCGCCGACGAGCCCACCACCGGCCTGGACGTGGTGACCCAGGGAGAAATCCTGGACCTGTTCGCGGACCTCAGGCGGCGCATCCCCGGCGGCATGATCCTCATCTCCCACGACCTTAGGGTGGTGGCCAGCTTGGCCGATCAAATCGCGGTGATGCACCAGGGGCGCATCGTGGATCAATCCCCCACCCGCCTGCTGCCCACCCAGGCCCACCATCCCCATACCCGTGAGCTGCTGGCAGCTAGCCGCGCCTTTTCCCTGAGGGAGCCATGCTAA
- a CDS encoding ABC transporter ATP-binding protein, producing the protein MLRVEELSKSFAAPGGELKALDRVSLELEVGQCVGVVGESGAGKSTLARCILGVERPSGGRVLFEGHEVAALDRRERRCLWQRAQIIWQEPGLVLNPHQKVGRIVAEPLSNLTSLSRRERRVRVGELLEQVELEPALATRFPHQLSGGQAQRVCIARALAPGPRLLICDEPVSALDLPLQLKVMELLDSLRRELGLGLLLITHDLGIARRYCARVSIMLKGQVVEQGPAAELLNHPRHAYARQLLAATLRLPW; encoded by the coding sequence ATGCTAAGGGTGGAGGAGCTCAGCAAGTCCTTTGCCGCGCCAGGCGGGGAGCTCAAGGCCCTGGACCGCGTCTCCCTGGAGCTGGAGGTGGGCCAATGCGTGGGCGTGGTGGGCGAGAGCGGGGCGGGCAAGAGCACTCTGGCCCGTTGTATTCTCGGCGTCGAGCGGCCCAGCGGGGGGCGGGTATTGTTCGAAGGGCACGAGGTGGCCGCCCTGGACCGGCGGGAGCGGCGGTGTCTGTGGCAACGAGCCCAGATAATCTGGCAGGAGCCAGGCCTGGTATTGAACCCGCACCAAAAGGTGGGGCGTATCGTGGCCGAGCCCCTAAGCAACCTGACTTCCTTATCCCGGCGAGAGCGGCGGGTTCGGGTGGGCGAGCTCTTGGAGCAGGTGGAGCTGGAACCCGCCCTGGCGACGCGCTTCCCCCACCAGCTCAGCGGCGGCCAGGCTCAGCGGGTGTGTATCGCCCGGGCTCTGGCCCCCGGTCCCCGTCTGCTCATCTGCGACGAGCCGGTCTCGGCCCTGGACCTACCCTTGCAACTCAAAGTGATGGAGCTCCTGGACAGCCTGCGCCGCGAGCTGGGCCTGGGCTTGCTCCTGATCACCCACGACCTGGGCATCGCCCGCCGTTACTGCGCGCGGGTGAGCATCATGCTCAAGGGCCAGGTGGTGGAGCAGGGTCCGGCGGCCGAGTTGCTGAACCATCCCCGCCATGCCTACGCCCGTCAGTTGCTGGCCGCCACTCTCCGCCTGCCCTGGTAG
- a CDS encoding cupin domain-containing protein → MSEIKSVGTMQLIDNYDALKYYPTGVEGDLAPMLHGEHLSSHAMIIPPGFYPPHSHPMELLIICVKGSCDIFQGDGSVRGVMNPGSVALVPPNAEIGQEIHGPEPCQILVMVAPTVRTREEFVAMLDKASV, encoded by the coding sequence ATGTCAGAGATAAAAAGCGTGGGCACCATGCAGCTCATCGACAATTACGACGCCCTCAAGTATTACCCCACCGGGGTGGAGGGCGACCTGGCCCCCATGCTGCACGGTGAGCATCTGAGCAGCCATGCCATGATCATTCCGCCAGGTTTTTATCCTCCCCACTCACACCCCATGGAGTTGCTGATCATCTGTGTGAAGGGCAGCTGCGACATCTTCCAGGGCGATGGTTCGGTGCGCGGGGTGATGAACCCGGGCAGCGTGGCCTTGGTCCCGCCCAATGCCGAGATTGGCCAGGAGATACACGGCCCCGAGCCCTGCCAAATTCTGGTGATGGTGGCCCCCACGGTGCGCACCCGCGAGGAGTTCGTGGCCATGCTGGACAAGGCTTCCGTTTAG